The Myxococcota bacterium genome has a segment encoding these proteins:
- a CDS encoding diguanylate cyclase has protein sequence MSLDRRPTKLSTKVFAFVSATTLASAVVVSWIAIEALSTELDARLRSSHPASLARQEHELREQLASRLAASDAALEDVLADPDRWPVLEDALAAASRSGALALALVDVRGRTFAGVLTPPPDAASLAPLLPLLTEPAEIPAADDALVGVATPLGPPDAPVAYLVGGVPRSVAGAPIRAAALRILVAAACLVALFSLIAQRILRRWIEPVGHLSQVARRVSRGELDVDLDAPEFHRRDEIGVLARTFDQMLLRLRTNQREIERSNAELRERNGELRRANEVLSQLSITDGLTKLHNHRHFQDLFARETKRSDRTGEPLSLMLIDLDDFKQLNDRYGHAAGDQVLARLAGILNERVRETDVVARYGGEEFVVLSPSTDLVGARVLAEKIRLAVEQSGFPVDEHDAPLLVSVSVGVAQYTGHAKRFFRAADAALYRAKAAGKNCVVAADEPGETGDAAD, from the coding sequence ATGAGCCTCGACCGCCGACCCACCAAGCTCTCGACGAAGGTCTTCGCCTTCGTCTCCGCCACGACGCTCGCGAGCGCCGTGGTCGTCTCGTGGATCGCGATCGAGGCGCTCTCGACCGAGCTCGACGCGCGCCTGCGCTCCTCGCACCCCGCGAGCCTCGCGCGCCAGGAGCACGAGCTCCGCGAGCAGCTCGCGAGCCGGCTCGCCGCGAGCGACGCCGCGCTCGAGGACGTCCTCGCCGACCCCGACCGCTGGCCCGTGCTCGAGGACGCGCTCGCGGCCGCGTCGCGCAGTGGCGCCCTCGCGCTCGCCCTCGTCGACGTGCGCGGCCGGACGTTCGCGGGCGTCCTGACGCCGCCCCCGGACGCCGCGTCGCTCGCCCCGCTCCTCCCGCTCCTCACCGAGCCCGCCGAGATCCCCGCCGCGGACGACGCGCTCGTCGGCGTGGCCACGCCGCTCGGGCCGCCCGACGCGCCCGTCGCCTATCTCGTGGGCGGCGTGCCGCGCAGCGTCGCGGGCGCGCCGATCCGCGCGGCGGCGCTGCGCATCCTCGTCGCCGCGGCGTGCCTGGTCGCGCTCTTCTCGCTGATCGCGCAGCGCATCCTGCGCCGCTGGATCGAGCCCGTCGGGCACCTCTCGCAGGTCGCGCGGCGCGTCTCGCGCGGCGAGCTCGACGTCGACCTCGACGCGCCCGAGTTCCACCGGCGCGACGAGATCGGCGTCCTCGCGCGCACCTTCGACCAGATGCTGCTGCGGCTGCGCACCAACCAGCGCGAGATCGAGCGGAGCAACGCCGAGCTGCGCGAGCGCAACGGGGAGCTTCGCCGCGCGAACGAGGTGCTCTCTCAGCTCTCGATCACCGACGGCCTCACCAAGCTCCACAACCACCGCCACTTCCAGGATCTCTTCGCGCGCGAGACGAAGCGCAGCGACCGCACGGGCGAGCCGCTCTCGCTCATGCTGATCGACCTCGACGACTTCAAGCAGCTGAACGACCGCTACGGGCACGCGGCCGGCGACCAGGTGCTCGCGCGCCTCGCCGGCATCCTGAACGAGCGCGTGCGCGAGACGGACGTCGTCGCGCGCTACGGGGGCGAGGAGTTCGTCGTGCTGTCGCCGTCGACCGACCTCGTCGGCGCGCGCGTGCTCGCGGAGAAGATCCGGCTCGCGGTCGAGCAGAGCGGCTTCCCGGTGGACGAGCACGACGCGCCGCTGCTCGTCTCCGTCTCGGTCGGCGTCGCGCAGTACACGGGCCACGCGAAGCGCTTCTTCCGCGCGGCCGACGCCGCGCTCTACCGCGCCAAGGCGGCCGGCAAGAACTGCGTGGTGGCGGCCGACGAGCCCGGCGAGACGGGCG
- the pheA gene encoding prephenate dehydratase has translation MSDDQRRSASELVDFTAELGRLRGEIDSIDREILDRLNARAALVKEVGRLKAQTGRAPVYVASRERDLIQALVAQNRGPFPDAGIQPVFREIVSATRSLEETVRVAFLGPDGTFSHQAVVRQFGALVERLPAAHIREVFDLVERGRAHYGVVPVENTTEGAVTECFDALVESELVICGELQLEVRQNLLTNAGSLDRIKRVGSHPQPLAQCRGWLQRALPGIELVEMASTAAAARAAAEDATFAAIGSDVAADVYGLEVLEPSIEDRKGNRTRFFVIGRDRPAASGADLTSAVFTISKDQSGALFRLLEPFAAHGVNLTAVQSRPMKGKPWEYLFFVDMEGHVDDANVRAALDAAAGVAHSHKLLGSFPAAKTPESAARAVREGGGTA, from the coding sequence ATGTCCGACGATCAACGCCGCTCCGCGTCCGAGCTCGTCGACTTCACGGCCGAGCTCGGCCGCCTTCGCGGCGAGATCGACTCGATCGATCGCGAGATCCTCGATCGCCTGAACGCGCGCGCGGCGCTCGTGAAGGAGGTCGGGCGGCTCAAGGCGCAGACCGGACGCGCGCCCGTGTACGTGGCGAGCCGCGAGCGCGACCTGATCCAGGCGCTCGTCGCGCAGAACCGCGGCCCGTTCCCCGACGCCGGCATCCAACCCGTCTTCCGCGAGATCGTCTCCGCCACGCGCTCGCTCGAGGAGACGGTGCGCGTCGCGTTCCTCGGCCCCGACGGCACGTTCAGCCACCAGGCCGTGGTGCGGCAGTTCGGGGCGCTCGTGGAGCGGCTTCCCGCCGCGCACATCCGCGAGGTCTTCGACCTCGTCGAGCGCGGGCGCGCGCACTACGGCGTCGTGCCGGTCGAGAACACCACCGAGGGCGCCGTCACCGAGTGCTTCGACGCGCTCGTCGAGAGCGAGCTCGTGATCTGCGGCGAGCTCCAGCTCGAGGTGCGGCAGAACCTGCTCACGAACGCCGGCTCGCTCGACCGCATCAAGCGCGTCGGCTCGCACCCGCAGCCGCTCGCGCAGTGCCGCGGCTGGCTGCAGCGCGCGCTCCCCGGCATCGAGCTCGTCGAGATGGCGAGCACGGCGGCCGCCGCGCGCGCCGCGGCCGAGGACGCGACGTTCGCCGCGATCGGCAGCGACGTCGCCGCCGACGTCTACGGGCTCGAGGTGCTCGAGCCGTCGATCGAGGATCGCAAGGGGAATCGCACGCGCTTCTTCGTGATCGGGCGCGACCGCCCGGCGGCGAGCGGCGCCGACCTCACGTCGGCGGTCTTCACGATCAGCAAGGACCAGAGCGGCGCGCTCTTCCGGCTGCTCGAGCCGTTCGCCGCGCACGGCGTGAACCTCACGGCCGTGCAGTCGCGGCCGATGAAGGGCAAGCCCTGGGAGTACCTGTTCTTCGTCGACATGGAGGGCCACGTCGACGACGCGAACGTGCGCGCCGCGCTCGACGCGGCCGCGGGCGTCGCGCACTCGCACAAGCTGCTCGGCTCGTTCCCGGCGGCCAAGACGCCCGAGAGCGCGGCGCGCGCCGTGCGCGAAGGCGGAGGCACGGCCTAG
- the hisC gene encoding histidinol-phosphate transaminase has translation MALRDRINPHILDLAPYEPGKPIETLERELGISGSVKLASNENPLGPSPRAVEAMRAAVGGVNRYPDGASFALRAKLAQRLGVAERQLVFTAGGDELLELLAKTLLAPGRHVVYPWPSFAMYPIVAKGMGADATAVPLAAGFVHDLDAMLEAVGPQTRLVMLCNPNNPTGTSIGAAAFDRFMERVPDDVVVCVDEAYFEYARRADFPDALAWTKRRPGTAVLRTFSKIYGLAGVRVGYGVCDEELAGYLERARHPFNVNRLAEIGAVAALDDAEHVARTRSVNAEGIAYLERELAALGVETWPSDANFLLARTGAGVYDALLREGVIVRPMRGFGLEDCVRITIGTAEENERAAKALRKVREAAA, from the coding sequence ATGGCGCTGCGCGATCGCATCAACCCGCACATCCTCGACCTCGCGCCCTACGAGCCGGGCAAGCCGATCGAGACGCTCGAGCGCGAGCTCGGCATCTCGGGCTCGGTGAAGCTCGCGTCGAACGAGAACCCGCTCGGGCCGTCGCCGCGCGCGGTCGAGGCGATGCGCGCCGCCGTCGGCGGCGTGAACCGCTACCCCGACGGCGCGAGCTTCGCGCTGCGCGCGAAGCTCGCGCAGCGGCTCGGCGTGGCCGAGCGGCAGCTCGTGTTCACGGCCGGCGGCGACGAGCTGCTCGAGCTCCTCGCGAAGACGCTGCTCGCGCCGGGGCGCCACGTCGTCTACCCGTGGCCCTCGTTCGCGATGTACCCGATCGTCGCGAAGGGCATGGGCGCCGACGCGACGGCCGTGCCGCTCGCCGCGGGCTTCGTCCACGACCTCGACGCGATGCTCGAGGCCGTCGGGCCGCAGACGCGCCTCGTGATGCTGTGCAACCCGAACAACCCGACGGGCACGAGCATCGGCGCGGCCGCCTTCGACCGCTTCATGGAGCGCGTGCCCGACGACGTCGTCGTGTGCGTCGACGAGGCCTACTTCGAGTACGCGCGCCGCGCCGACTTCCCGGACGCGCTCGCGTGGACGAAGCGCAGGCCGGGCACGGCGGTGCTGCGCACGTTCTCCAAGATCTACGGCCTCGCGGGGGTGCGCGTCGGCTACGGCGTCTGCGACGAGGAGCTCGCCGGCTACCTCGAGCGCGCGCGGCACCCCTTCAACGTGAACCGCCTCGCCGAGATCGGTGCGGTCGCGGCGCTCGACGACGCGGAGCACGTCGCGCGCACGCGCTCCGTCAACGCGGAGGGCATCGCCTACCTCGAGCGCGAGCTCGCCGCGCTCGGCGTCGAGACGTGGCCCTCGGACGCGAACTTCCTGCTCGCGCGCACGGGCGCGGGCGTGTACGACGCGCTCCTGCGCGAAGGCGTGATCGTGCGCCCGATGCGCGGCTTCGGGCTCGAGGACTGCGTGCGCATCACGATCGGCACGGCCGAGGAGAACGAGCGCGCGGCGAAGGCGCTGCGCAAGGTGCGGGAGGCGGCGGCGTGA
- a CDS encoding prephenate dehydrogenase yields the protein MSDALTVGASGPAPRFARLAVLGLGLLGGSVALAARARGVAAHAVGMARRAAPLEAALAAGVVDEAGGPADLPRLLRGADLVVLGTPVAAMARVLEEAAPHLAPGAIVTDVGSVKAQPVATLPALLPAGVHFVGSHPMAGSHRVGVEHARADLFEGRTVVVTPVASTDAGAAAKVEALWRALGARVVRRTPDAHDAEVAWTSHLPHVTAYAYALALGAAPRGAGELAATGFADFTRIAHSNPELWADILATNGKSLAGPIQRVADALGELARAVESGDAEALERLLAAARETLAEVAHAAPPQRLVPLREEARSGGPNPEIQAAPTSGRPPEESDPHS from the coding sequence GTGAGCGACGCCCTCACGGTCGGAGCTTCCGGCCCCGCGCCGCGTTTCGCGCGCCTCGCGGTGCTCGGGCTCGGCCTGCTCGGCGGCTCGGTCGCGCTCGCGGCGCGCGCGCGCGGCGTGGCCGCACACGCGGTCGGCATGGCGCGCCGCGCGGCTCCGCTCGAGGCCGCGCTCGCCGCGGGCGTCGTCGACGAGGCGGGCGGCCCGGCCGACCTCCCGCGTCTGCTGCGCGGCGCCGACCTCGTCGTGCTCGGCACGCCGGTCGCGGCGATGGCGCGCGTGCTCGAGGAAGCGGCGCCGCACCTCGCGCCGGGCGCGATCGTCACCGACGTCGGCAGCGTGAAGGCGCAGCCCGTCGCGACGCTGCCCGCGCTGCTGCCGGCGGGCGTGCACTTCGTCGGCTCGCACCCGATGGCCGGGAGCCACCGCGTCGGCGTCGAGCACGCGCGCGCCGACCTGTTCGAGGGCCGCACCGTCGTGGTCACGCCCGTGGCGTCGACCGACGCGGGAGCGGCCGCGAAGGTCGAGGCGCTCTGGCGCGCGCTCGGCGCGCGCGTCGTGCGGCGCACGCCCGACGCGCACGACGCCGAAGTCGCGTGGACGAGCCACCTGCCGCACGTGACCGCGTACGCCTATGCGCTCGCGCTCGGCGCCGCGCCGCGCGGCGCGGGCGAGCTCGCGGCGACCGGCTTCGCCGACTTCACGCGCATCGCGCACAGCAATCCCGAGCTCTGGGCCGACATCCTGGCGACGAACGGCAAGTCGCTCGCGGGGCCCATCCAGCGCGTCGCGGACGCGCTCGGCGAGCTCGCGCGCGCCGTCGAGTCCGGCGACGCCGAAGCGCTCGAACGACTTCTCGCAGCGGCTCGCGAGACGCTCGCGGAGGTGGCCCATGCGGCGCCCCCGCAGCGTCTCGTCCCGCTGCGCGAGGAGGCCCGATCCGGGGGCCCGAACCCGGAAATCCAGGCTGCCCCCACGAGTGGGCGGCCACCCGAGGAAAGCGATCCACATTCATGA
- a CDS encoding 30S ribosomal protein S1 — protein MTESNHATFADLFGDRSTPFKEGEVVRGKVLSIDSDHVQVDVGGKSEGLVASWEFMDDDGTMLVKVGDVVDVLVEEPEDEDGRVVLSKEKAERLKVWDEISKAYESDEAVDGTIVSRVKGGLSVDIGVKAFLPGSQVDLRPVRNLEALLGEKLQFKIIKFNKRRGNIVLSRRALLETERRQLRDETLKTLAEGQIIDGVIKNLTDYGAFIDLGGIDGLLHITDMSWGRISHPSEIFSVGDEIKVKVLKFDTDSERVSLGLKQIQPDPWIDVGMRYPIGKRVQGKVVSLTDYGAFIELEPGIEGLVHVSEMSWTKRVKHPSKMVAIGDAVEAVVLDVDERDRKISLGMKQIEPNPWTVIESQYPVGTRVSGQVRNITNFGVFIGLDEGIDGLVHVSDISWTEVIKHPSEKFKKGDELEAVVLKIDKENEKFSLGIKQLQPNPWDDIRRKFPVGSEITGPVTSVTDFGVFVRLEDGIEGLIYSSELSTEKIEDPTQHFQDGQEVTALVTKVDPAEQKISLSIRALTNREERAALKEQAAKEAKSQTTTLGDLLAGKLAATESNGD, from the coding sequence ATGACTGAATCGAACCACGCAACGTTTGCAGATCTGTTCGGCGACCGGAGCACTCCGTTCAAGGAGGGCGAGGTCGTCCGCGGAAAGGTGCTGTCGATCGACAGCGATCACGTCCAGGTCGACGTCGGCGGGAAGTCCGAGGGGCTCGTCGCGAGCTGGGAGTTCATGGACGACGACGGGACGATGCTCGTCAAGGTCGGCGACGTCGTCGACGTGCTCGTCGAGGAGCCGGAGGACGAGGACGGGCGCGTCGTGCTCTCGAAGGAGAAGGCCGAGCGCCTCAAGGTCTGGGACGAGATCTCCAAGGCCTACGAGAGCGACGAGGCCGTGGACGGCACGATCGTGTCGCGCGTCAAGGGCGGGCTCTCCGTCGACATCGGCGTCAAGGCGTTCCTCCCGGGCTCGCAGGTCGACCTGCGGCCGGTGCGGAACCTCGAGGCGCTGCTCGGCGAGAAGCTCCAGTTCAAGATCATCAAGTTCAACAAGCGACGCGGGAACATCGTGCTGTCGCGGCGCGCGCTGCTCGAGACCGAGCGGCGCCAGCTGCGCGACGAGACGCTGAAGACGCTGGCCGAGGGGCAGATCATCGACGGCGTGATCAAGAACCTCACGGACTACGGCGCCTTCATCGACCTCGGCGGCATCGACGGGCTCCTGCACATCACCGACATGTCGTGGGGCCGCATCTCGCATCCGAGCGAGATCTTCTCGGTGGGCGACGAGATCAAGGTGAAGGTGCTCAAGTTCGACACGGACAGCGAGCGCGTCTCGCTCGGGCTCAAGCAGATCCAGCCCGACCCGTGGATCGACGTCGGCATGCGCTACCCGATCGGGAAGCGCGTGCAGGGCAAGGTCGTGTCGCTCACGGACTACGGCGCGTTCATCGAGCTCGAGCCGGGCATCGAGGGCCTCGTGCACGTCTCCGAGATGTCGTGGACGAAGCGCGTCAAGCACCCGTCGAAGATGGTCGCCATCGGCGACGCGGTGGAGGCCGTGGTGCTCGACGTCGACGAGCGCGATCGCAAGATCTCGCTCGGCATGAAGCAGATCGAGCCCAACCCGTGGACGGTGATCGAGAGCCAGTACCCGGTCGGCACGCGCGTGTCGGGCCAGGTCCGCAACATCACCAACTTCGGCGTCTTCATCGGTCTCGACGAGGGCATCGACGGGCTCGTGCACGTCTCGGACATCTCGTGGACGGAGGTGATCAAGCACCCGAGCGAGAAGTTCAAGAAGGGCGACGAGCTCGAGGCCGTCGTGCTCAAGATCGACAAGGAGAACGAGAAGTTCTCGCTGGGCATCAAGCAGCTGCAGCCCAACCCGTGGGACGACATCCGCCGGAAGTTCCCGGTGGGAAGCGAGATCACGGGGCCCGTCACGAGCGTCACGGACTTCGGCGTGTTCGTCCGGCTCGAGGACGGCATCGAGGGCCTGATCTACAGCTCGGAGCTGTCGACGGAGAAGATCGAGGACCCGACGCAGCACTTCCAGGACGGCCAGGAGGTGACGGCGCTGGTGACGAAGGTCGACCCGGCGGAGCAGAAGATCTCGCTCTCGATCCGCGCGCTCACGAATCGCGAGGAGCGGGCGGCGCTGAAGGAGCAGGCGGCGAAGGAAGCCAAGAGCCAGACGACCACGCTCGGCGACCTGCTCGCCGGCAAGCTCGCGGCGACCGAATCGAACGGCGACTAG
- a CDS encoding integration host factor subunit beta: MTKSGLIEEVARLTPHISKKDTEVVVNTIFDSMIEALKSGERIEIRGFGSFQVKVREAREGRNPKTGEPVHISAKRTPFFKVGKELKEMVDKSTAPLSSDDD; this comes from the coding sequence ATGACGAAGAGCGGCCTGATCGAAGAGGTGGCGCGTCTCACGCCTCACATTTCCAAGAAGGACACGGAGGTCGTGGTCAACACGATCTTCGATTCGATGATCGAGGCCCTGAAATCGGGCGAGCGCATCGAGATCCGCGGCTTCGGCAGCTTCCAGGTGAAGGTGCGCGAAGCGCGCGAAGGGCGGAACCCGAAGACGGGCGAGCCCGTCCACATCAGCGCGAAACGGACTCCTTTCTTCAAGGTCGGGAAGGAGCTCAAGGAGATGGTGGACAAGTCCACCGCGCCGCTCTCGTCGGACGACGACTGA
- a CDS encoding lipopolysaccharide assembly protein LapA domain-containing protein: protein MALLRRSVWVVLFVAAVWSGMRFSNENAEPVSIHYVIGTLHGVPLWLALVGSFAVGLAAAFAAFAGRLARASLAQRRYRKTVAALESEVHQLRNLPVEAGGIEEPVAPSLVAPAEPGA from the coding sequence GTGGCTCTGCTGCGACGCTCGGTGTGGGTCGTGCTGTTCGTGGCCGCGGTGTGGAGCGGAATGCGCTTCTCGAACGAGAACGCGGAGCCGGTCTCGATCCACTACGTGATCGGCACGCTGCACGGCGTGCCGCTCTGGCTCGCGCTCGTCGGGAGCTTCGCGGTCGGTCTCGCCGCGGCGTTCGCCGCGTTCGCCGGCCGGCTCGCGCGCGCGAGCCTCGCGCAGCGGCGCTATCGCAAGACGGTCGCGGCGCTCGAGTCCGAGGTCCACCAGCTGCGCAACCTGCCGGTCGAGGCGGGCGGCATCGAGGAGCCCGTCGCGCCGTCGCTCGTCGCACCGGCCGAGCCCGGCGCCTGA
- a CDS encoding tetratricopeptide repeat protein encodes MARGERDGGAGARREARLRAALQGFADGDLAGAEAALAGIVREDSDDAQAYLALARTYRARGEVGRALRIHQNLALRRDLPRELDLRVRLGLAGDLRAGGYRERAIAAYREVLAHDPRNGEALAALVALCEEAGDPAAALGAVRKARGWLGRGDAALETRLVIAQARAAHEAGRSREARGLARRAAKLAPHDPAPRVLLGDLEAERGRGGAALAAWSAAVGLAGAGDDALWERIRSAHAAKGGRGSDAGEAFVRTHLAAHPDDRAAARALARVLAGRGEVDEALRVLREALARAPGDARTRAQLGRLLRDERRDAEALAVFDEWIARAAGGPDRERRAADDDDGRARSGDEEASG; translated from the coding sequence GTGGCCAGAGGGGAGCGGGACGGCGGAGCCGGAGCGCGGCGCGAGGCGCGGCTGCGCGCGGCGCTGCAGGGCTTCGCGGACGGCGACCTCGCGGGCGCCGAGGCCGCGCTCGCCGGGATCGTCCGCGAGGACTCCGACGACGCGCAGGCCTACCTCGCGCTCGCGCGCACCTACCGCGCGCGCGGCGAGGTCGGGCGCGCGCTCCGCATCCACCAGAACCTCGCGCTGCGGCGCGACCTGCCGCGCGAGCTCGACCTGCGCGTGCGGCTCGGGCTCGCCGGCGACCTGCGCGCCGGCGGCTACCGCGAGCGCGCGATCGCGGCCTACCGCGAGGTGCTCGCCCACGACCCGCGCAACGGCGAGGCGCTCGCCGCGCTCGTCGCGCTCTGCGAGGAGGCGGGCGACCCGGCGGCCGCCCTCGGCGCGGTGCGCAAGGCGCGGGGCTGGCTCGGGCGCGGCGACGCCGCGCTCGAGACGCGCCTCGTGATCGCCCAGGCGCGCGCGGCGCACGAAGCGGGGCGCAGCCGCGAGGCGCGCGGGCTCGCGCGGCGCGCGGCGAAGCTCGCCCCGCACGACCCGGCTCCGCGCGTCCTGCTCGGCGATCTCGAAGCCGAGCGCGGGCGCGGCGGCGCCGCGCTCGCGGCGTGGTCGGCGGCCGTCGGTCTCGCGGGCGCGGGCGACGACGCGCTGTGGGAACGCATCCGCTCCGCGCACGCGGCGAAGGGCGGACGCGGGAGCGACGCCGGCGAGGCCTTCGTGCGCACGCACCTCGCGGCCCATCCCGACGACCGCGCGGCAGCGCGCGCCCTCGCGCGCGTGCTCGCGGGACGCGGCGAGGTCGACGAAGCTCTGCGCGTCCTGCGCGAGGCGCTCGCACGCGCGCCGGGCGACGCGCGCACGCGCGCGCAGCTCGGCCGCCTGCTGCGCGACGAGCGGCGCGACGCCGAGGCGCTCGCCGTCTTCGACGAGTGGATCGCGCGCGCTGCGGGCGGGCCCGACCGCGAGCGGCGCGCGGCGGACGACGACGACGGGCGCGCGCGGAGCGGGGACGAGGAGGCGAGCGGATGA